The DNA window ATTTAAGTCTGTAGTTGGAAATCCGGATATACGCTGAGGGGCCTTTGGCTTTAATGGTTTAGTGAGGAGGAAATTATAGTGTAAgtgtttatatttgattttaaaaaaatctattttatatttatatacatgaaCTTTTAAATGTTCTTCTATCCTTGCTATGTATTTTTTAACTAAACATTTTATATAATGACGCACAAAGCACAAATATGTtcactaattaattataataactGATAGTACTGGTGATTGTAACTGAGGGTGGTTATTGTTATTGGTAAGTGGGACCATGGGGGTGGGGATGGGTGGCACGTAGTTGATAAAGGTAGGCAACAATAACGGTAGTTGATAATAGTGGGCAGCAACGATGATAGGTGATAATGGTGGATGATAACACAGTAACACTGAATGAACATAATTATGCGAATTTAGATCCATTAAGTGGTTTAAACATAAAAATGTGCACTTAATAATTAAGATCATGAAACCAACGAACTTATGAAGCATTATAAAATTTCGCTTAAATATCTACTAAAAAGAAGAGCAATTTTAGATTATAACTTTATAATCGAAGGGACTAACTCCTTAATATCTTATCCTTCCCTcgtgagctagcttttgaggttaAATTAGGCTcatgtgtcatatctttacatacTCGACATTCATAAAAGAAAGCAATTAAGACCTTCAATTGGACGAATGGTCCTTAAACTCATTGATCAAACTCTCCAGAAAACAGTAAGATGATCCACCTTCTAACAAGGCCTTCCTGCTTTTGTCTTTCAGTTCTTCCATTTTCTTTCTGATACCATTCTTCTCCTCTGTACTATCCAACATCAGTCTCCTTATGGCATTCTCTATCTCCTCTGCTGTGACCAAAACCGGACTCTCACTCCGATACTCCATCTTTATATCTACGGCTATCTCTNaaagtttagtatcgcaacagcaaatccgaccaaagttgaggtatttttcagacccctATCCGTTTAGAATATAACATTACgataattgttattgtatatagaaataaagttgctttcatgattgtttttattgttgtgaagttagaaatcaattttttaagtATTTCTATTTATCGAAGACAGTAATAAAATGTATCACAAAATTTATCGGCAAAGCCAACTACAAACACAATATACTTAAGTTGAAGCAATAGAGATTTGAAAGACTTTAAATCGATCTTTACGAATTGGTTGATCAATGATTAGTATTTTATCAGATGCAAAGTTTATGGTGCAAATATTACAAAATGAAGATAATAACATTGTGGAAAATAGATACCACTTGCGAATATATATGAAGATCGGTGAACTTTTTCAAAGAGatcaacattttatatatttctcGAACACGAAATGTTTTAACTCATAATCTAATGCAATTCTCTATTTCCTTGTTGCATAGAATTGTTTACAATACAACTTTCTCAATTTAGGTtgtaaatgacacatttatgtCGTATGAACATTTGAAATagattataaattaatatattgaagttgtttactaaagaaaaaaatagtataaagtaCAGAAATCTCATATATTTGGAGGCTAATTACATCATATCTAGGAAGTTTCctcaattacaaaaatctcaaatttttcaTTGCTCTCGAATACATTTCTTGGTTTTCCGATACATTGCAAATGACATATTACTTCAAGGGAGGGATGTATTCGAGAGGGGATAGGtatgtatccgagagggaatagatgtatccgagagggaatAGATGTATCCAAGAGGAAATAAGGATGTATCCGAAAAAGGATTATAATATCTTAAGTTGTGAATTGATGtaatttttccaacaaaatatgtgaaattataTTGGGCCCGTATCACGGGCCTTAAATTATCTAGTTTGTTTATATTgatggagaagaaagaaaacaaataagaaaaataaataattaaaaatgcttatttttattgaaaaaagatattaaaaataaagttttaataataGATTTTGATGCTCACTCTCCCAAAGAGAGTGAAATAAACTCATTATGCCAGATAAGCATTCATGGAggtaaatatttcaattttaaatagtcAGGGGGTGATAGGACTCTTGTGAAATTTAAGTGTGTAATTGGAAATCCGGATATACACAGAGAGGGCATTTGGCTTTAATGTTTTAGTGAGGAGGAAATTATAGTGTAAgtgtttatatttgattttaaaaaaaatctattttatatttatatacatgaaCTTTTAAAAGTTCTTCTATCCTTGCTATGTATTTTTTAACTAAACATTTTATATAATGACGCACAAAGCACAAATATGTtcactaattaattataataactGATAGTACTGGTGATTGTAACTGAGGGTGGTGGTTGTTATTGGTAAGTGGGACCATGGGGGTGGGGATGGGTGGCACGTAGTTGATAAAGGTAGGCAACAATAACGGTAGTTGATAATAGTGGGCAGCAACGATGATAGGTGATAATGGTGGATGATAACACAGTAACACTGAATGAACATAATTATGCGAATTTAGATCCATTAAGTGGTTTAAACATAAAAATGTGCACTTAATAATTAAGATCATGAAACCAACGAACTTATGAAGCATTATAAAATTTCGCTTAAATATCTACTAAAAAGAAGAGCAATTTTAGATTATAACTTTATAATCGAAGGGACTAACTCCTTAATATCTTATCCTTCCCTcgtgagctagcttttgaggttaAATTAGGCTcatgtgtcatatctttacatacTCGACATTCATAAAAGAAAGCAATTAAGACCTTCAATTGGACGAATGGTCCTTAAACTCATTGATCAAACTCTCCAGAAAACAGTAAGATGATCCACCTTCTAACAAGGCCTTCCTGCTTTTGTCTTTCAGTTCTTCCATTTTCTTTCTGATACCATTCTTCTCCTCTGTACTATCCAACATCAGTCTCCTTATGGCATTCTCTATCTCCTCTGCTGTGACCAAAACCGGACTCTCACTCCGATACTCCATCTTTATATCTACGGCTATCTCTAAATCAACCACCATCTCGAAAGCATTTACTTGCTGCTCTGCATACATAGGCCATGTTGCTATCGGAACTCCAAACCACAAGCTTTCCAGTATCGAATTCCAACCACAGTGCGTTATGAATCCTCCAATCGACCTATGAGATAGCACCGCTACTTGAGGTGCCCATCCAATCACTTTCCCTCTATTCATAGTTCTTGTCAAGAAACCATCCGGCAACACTTGCTCCGGTCGTGNCTAGTTTCTAAGTAACTAAAAGGACAAAAGTTACACCTACATAGAGGACAAAGTTGTGTGtgaatattttatatatcaaaaaaacgaattaaaactaaaatgtggCAATGGGTATTCTATCCCGGGTTGGCTGGGAAAATTGAACCCCCTCAACCACTCGGCTAAGCTTCAGACTTGTGTTAGtgggttcaaaatttaatatatacatataaaattttaaaaactgattaaatatgcatatatatacaGTGCTATTTTTCAACGAAGTGGGTTCAGAACCACTGTAGGTCCGCCCCTGACAATGAGGGTAGTTGATAATAGTGGGCAGTAACGATCATAGGTGATAATGGTGGATGATAACACAGACACAGTAACACTGAATGAACATAACTTTGCGAATTTAGATCCATTAAGTGGTTTAAACATAAAAATGTGACTTAATAATTAAGATCCTGAAACCAACCAACTTATGAAGCATTATAAAATTTCGCTTAAATATCTACTAAAAAGAAGAGCAATTTTAGATTATAACTTTATAATCGAAGGGACTAACTCCTTAATATCTTATCCTTCCCTcgtgagctagcttttgaggttaAATTAGGCTcatgtgtcatatctttacatacTCGACATTCATAAAAGAAAGCAATTAAGACCTTCAATTGGACGAATGGTCCTTAAACTCATTGATCAAACTCTCCAGAAAACAGTAAGATGATCCACCTTCTAACAAGGCCTTCCTGCTTTTGTCTTTCAGTTCTTCCATTTTCTTTCTGATACCATTCTTCTCCTCTGTACTATCCAACATCAGTCTCCTTATGGCATTCTCTATCTCCTCTGCTGTGACCAAAACCGGACTCTCACTCCGATACTCCATCTTTATATCTACGGCTATCTCTAAATCAACCACCATCTCGAAAGCATTTACTTGCTGCTCTGCATACATAGGCCATGTTGCTATCGGAACT is part of the Solanum stenotomum isolate F172 chromosome 8, ASM1918654v1, whole genome shotgun sequence genome and encodes:
- the LOC125875035 gene encoding anthocyanidin 3-O-glucosyltransferase 2-like; this translates as MNRGKVIGWAPQVAVLSHRSIGGFITHCGWNSILESLWFGVPIATWPMYAEQQVNAFEMVVDLEIAVDIKMEYRSESPVLVTAEEIENAIRRLMLDSTEEKNGIRKKMEELKDKSRKALLEGGSSYCFLESLINEFKDHSSN